Proteins encoded together in one Labrus mixtus chromosome 18, fLabMix1.1, whole genome shotgun sequence window:
- the LOC132993829 gene encoding cdc42 effector protein 3-like encodes MPLRTSLYRKPSSARWPSRKRREVLSVNMISLPLADFRHISHIGNDAHTDSFGDLSFLKMGHNLLLQSSQSEQNLFLACSPPPKPPRLNLDGAEGAESPDWNAGHQQKMAQKRKKCSSMPLLDSEEGDDQIEKEDGYQRGNNAASIQTHRSGCGSLSSDKDGDSTDTYDTTAGQQNDEDSGFSFSLDLGPSILDDVLQVMDKLHN; translated from the coding sequence ATGCCGCTCAGAACATCATTGTACAGAAAGCCATCCTCTGCTCGTTGGCCCAGCAGGAAGCGCAGGGAGGTGCTGTCGGTCAACATGATTAGCCTCCCACTGGCTGATTTCCGACACATCTCGCACATTGGCAATGACGCCCATACAGACAGCTTTGGAGACCTGTCCTTCTTAAAAATGGGACACAATCTGCTTCTACAGAGCTCCCAGAGTGAGCAGAATCTCTTCCTGGCCTGCTCTCCACCACCCAAGCCCCCACGTTTGAACCTGGACGGGGCAGAGGGTGCAGAGAGCCCTGACTGGAATGCAGGTCACCAACAAAAGATGGCtcagaagaggaagaaatgcaGCTCCATGCCGCTTCTGGACAGCGAGGAAGGAGACGATCAGATAGAAAAGGAGGATGGGTACCAAAGAGGGAATAACGCTGCTTCCATTCAGACTCACAGGTCTGGATGTGGCAGCCTGAGCTCAGACAAGGACGGAGACTCCACAGACACCTATGACACAACTGCTGGACAGCAAAACGACGAGGACAGTGGCTTTTCCTTCAGCCTCGACCTGGGCCCTTCAATCCTGGATGATGTTCTGCAGGTGATGGACAAACTACACAACTAG